From Clavelina lepadiformis chromosome 9, kaClaLepa1.1, whole genome shotgun sequence, the proteins below share one genomic window:
- the LOC143470152 gene encoding ATP-dependent RNA helicase TDRD9-like, whose amino-acid sequence MTAPHWTGMTSEPTLEEINDFFSLVPPTRSRRKNRPLPSGKFRGRCFDPKTGKPAEAVFEEETMTLERYGKLSCVDDEQNEEDNLDLTESMISGDMQKLEIDTLPPLLETCSSSVSNHCLEVYNNYDFEQQYDENLPIYSFHSEILGAITSYPVTIIQGTTGSGKTTQVPQYILDQHASARKYCNIVITQPRKIAAISIANRVSQERNWGPVGHLVGYQVGLDKKTSSDTRITYMTTGVLLRHLIVRKTLQDYTHIILDEVHERDQETDFAMLLVRKLFWLNSKYVKVILMSATFDTNQFSDYFGTQTPRVDLGLSVSPVVIAISERLYTVSEHYIEDLSSLGDTPLFRISHPEISDEAFAIAARLIVYLDNIEKGEEASQSLLEGQVNSKSSFRGSVLVFLPGLSHIREMEEILNYERVNKKLQIIPLHSSITSEEQSYVFAKPKSGFRKIILSTNIAESSITVPDIKFVVDFCLTKSMVCDTDTNYQSLQLQWSSKASGSQRAGRAGRVSNGRVYRLVPKAFWEHHIPDYAVPELQRCPLESAILNVKLLDLGAPKAVLSMALSPPDLNNIERTILLLKEIGALSTITNQKRLDGDLTFVGRVLASLPIDMRLGKLLMLGFVFGCLSNCLVIAAALSKPCFFATPYNQPMEAYKKKLFWAQGSFSDCIALLNAFRAWEHCVDTQQFRRKSDEKAWGRKNFIQISRIHEVKYLVDELRQRLSHFNIRSDDQLHWSSENPQQCELILKIVMAGAFYPNFFEQSVIDETQSVKEMSLLDPTDTVMFTGIPCGKAPLFKDSLLEATRQCGKQKAIFYDGCKAFIQFEYSDNIDTGSVSPAVYLAGKLTEIKRKLEICQSYAEKQPEPGVHNRSPPFLYEPVEENKFSVELPNPSDPVWFPVQVTHLISAVSFWGNRMLPKNIDCLRYIGITIQTKISSKVNPAVLAVDDLVLAPYDDGYGVEYYRALVTNVKPSVSVFFVDYGNTSHNLRVDDLRQLPSSLERVPFQAIKFRLRGILPLESRPKDESRQFVHKILQNSTHVVNVKVYSVVSKVVCVDLFTKNNEYVNEILITKDYCYSTEESRVSQLSHAAWEMAESKGTSSDNCSSEMLNDQWVKYDMINRGDRLPPCRGQKLCIYGPRSTFQANFKSIINIGRIRNINVNRNSINSVSIIQNPSSGIRTIMVASEIGINQTGSTMLARNTTLLPNIPDLLPLLCVLFAPVVEFRVDPNQTRYIGALCGLGAVQIQKRWHSMLPDHDIEVQFNTHFKIQDIVDINALRMLINIAVGSSEDIAGWSQTVIHRTQKLAREKLLLLVQKKRDACDLTSCGSVYKWKQIDENDVIPHQVSDSRADRKDFYRLHDGILLNDFQA is encoded by the coding sequence ATGACAGCTCCTCATTGGACTGGTATGACAAGTGAGCCAACACTGGAAGAGATCAACGATTTTTTTTCACTTGTACCTCCAACTCGGTCAAGGAGAAAAAATCGTCCTCTTCCGAGTGGAAAGTTCAGAGGAAGATGCTTTGATCCGAAAACGGGAAAACCTGCGGAAGCAGTGTTTGAGGAGGAGACCATGACACTGGAGCGTTATGGGAAGCTTAGCTGTGTGGATGACGAGCAAAACGAAGAAGATAATTTAGATCTCACAGAGTCCATGATCAGTGGTGACATGCAGAAACTGGAGATTGATACTCTTCCTCCATTACTTGAAACCTGTTCCTCTTCGGTTTCAAATCATTGCCTGGAGGTTTACAATAACTATGACTTTGAGCAACAGTATGATGAAAACCTTCCGATCTACAGCTTCCACTCGGAGATCCTTGGTGCAATCACCAGTTATCCTGTCACCATCATTCAAGGAACAACGGGCAGTGGGAAAACTACCCAAGTGCCCCAATACATACTGGATCAGCATGCCAGTGCTCGAAAGTACTGCAATATCGTCATCACTCAGCCAAGGAAGATAGCAGCAATCAGCATCGCCAACAGGGTGAGCCAGGAAAGAAATTGGGGTCCGGTTGGGCATTTGGTTGGCTATCAAGTCGGATTGGATAAGAAGACTTCATCTGATACCCGAATCACTTACATGACAACAGGTGTTCTTTTACGGCACCTCATTGTGAGAAAGACTCTACAGGATTACACACATATTATCCTGGATGAAGTGCACGAACGAGATCAGGAAACAGACTTTGCGATGTTGTTGGTTCGAAAACTGTTTTGGTTAAACTCAAAATATGTTAAAGTGATTCTCATGTCAGCCACATTTGATACGAACCAGTTTTCTGACTACTTTGGCACTCAAACCCCACGTGTCGATTTAGGTCTATCTGTATCTCCAGTAGTGATTGCAATCTCTGAGAGGCTTTATACTGTCAGTGAGCATTACATTGAAGATCTTTCCTCACTTGGTGACACTCCTCTATTTCGAATCTCCCATCCTGAAATCAGTGACGAAGCGTTTGCTATTGCTGCAAGACTGATAGTTTATCTTGATAATATCGAAAAGGGTGAGGAAGCAAGTCAAAGTCTCTTGGAAGGTCAGGTGAATTCTAAAAGCTCATTTAGGGGTTCTGTGCTCGTCTTTCTTCCTGGACTGTCCCACATTCGTGAGATGGaagaaattttgaactatGAACGGGTAAACAAAAAGCTTCAAATCATCCCTCTTCACTCCAGCATCACCTCCGAGGAGCAGAGTTACGTCTTTGCCAAGCCAAAGTCGGGATTCCGCAAGATTATCCTTTCAACAAATATTGCAGAAAGCTCAATTACTGTTCCAGATATTAAGTTTGTGGTTGACTTCTGTCTCACAAAGTCAATGGTTTGTGATACAGATACAAACTACCAAAGTTTGCAGCTTCAGTGGTCATCTAAGGCTAGTGGTAGTCAGCGTGCTGGACGTGCCGGGAGAGTATCCAATGGCAGGGTTTACCGCCTTGTACCAAAAGCCTTTTGGGAGCATCATATACCAGATTATGCAGTTCCAGAACTCCAGCGTTGTCCACTGGAAAGTGCTATTCTAAACGTGAAGTTGCTAGATCTTGGCGCTCCAAAAGCTGTTCTTTCCATGGCCCTTTCTCCACCTGATTTAAACAACATTGAACGTAccattttgcttttaaaggAAATAGGTGCATTGTCGACTATAACCAACCAGAAAAGATTAGACGGGGATCTTACCTTTGTTGGTCGTGTTTTGGCTTCTCTTCCCATTGATATGCGATTGGGCAAGTTACTGAtgcttggttttgtttttggttGCCTGTCAAATTGCTTGGTTATTGCCGCTGCTCTTTCCAAGCCCTGCTTCTTTGCAACACCATACAACCAACCTATGGAAGCATACAAAAAGAAACTGTTTTGGGCTCAGGGCAGCTTCAGTGATTGCATTGCGCTGTTGAATGCTTTCCGTGCCTGGGAACATTGCGTCGATACACAGCAGTTTAGAAGAAAATCGGATGAAAAAGCTTGGGGTCGAAAAAACTTCATACAGATCAGCCGAATACATGAAGTGAAGTACCTGGTTGATGAACTGCGACAGCGACTTAGTCACTTTAACATTCGTTCGGATGATCAGTTGCATtggagttcggaaaatccgcagCAATGCGAGCTCATTCTCAAGATAGTGATGGCAGGTGCTTTTTATCCAAACTTCTTTGAACAGTCGGTTATCGATGAAACTCAAAGTGTAAAAGAGATGTCTTTGCTAGATCCAACTGATACTGTGATGTTTACTGGCATACCTTGTGGTAAAGCTCCCTTGTTCAAAGATTCTCTGCTCGAAGCCACCAGGCAGTGTGGGAAACAGAAAGCGATCTTCTATGATGGATGTAAAGCTTTCATTCAGTTTGAATATTCCGACAACATTGATACTGGCTCCGTTTCACCTGCTGTGTATTTGGCTGGAAAGCTTACAGaaataaaaaggaaacttGAGATTTGTCAATCATATGCTGAGAAGCAACCAGAACCGGGTGTCCATAACAGATCACCACCTTTTCTGTACGAACCGGTTGAAGAGAACAAATTCAGTGTGGAATTGCCCAACCCATCTGATCCTGTGTGGTTTCCTGTACAAGTCACACATCTGATATCTGCTGTGTCATTTTGGGGCAACAGGATGCTTCCAAAAAATATTGACTGCCTTCGATACATTGGCATCACAATCCAAACTAAGATTAGCAGCAAAGTAAATCCAGCAGTGCTGGCAGTTGATGATCTTGTTTTAGCACCTTATGATGATGGGTATGGTGTTGAATACTATCGTGCACTGGTCACAAACGTGAAGCCTTCTGTTTCAGTTTTCTTCGTCGACTATGGAAACACGTCGCATAACTTACGAGTTGATGATCTTCGTCAGTTGCCCTCCTCTTTGGAGAGGGTTCCATTCCAGGCAATCAAGTTCCGTCTGCGGGGAATTCTACCTCTCGAGAGCAGACCAAAAGATGAAAGTCGGCAATTTGTCCACAAAATCCTCCAAAACTCCACCCATGTGGTGAACGTTAAGGTTTATTCCGTTGTGTCCAAAGTAGTTTGTGTTGACTTattcacaaaaaataatgaGTATGTGAACGAGATTCTCATCACAAAGGACTACTGCTACTCCACTGAAGAAAGCAGAGTCTCACAGCTCTCTCATGCTGCCTGGGAAATGGCTGAATCCAAAGGTACCTCCAGCGACAACTGTTCTTCAGAAATGCTAAATGATCAATGGGTGAAATATGACATGATTAACAGAGGAGATCGTTTACCACCCTGTCGAGGTCAGAAACTCTGCATTTATGGACCGAGGTCAACATTCCAGGCTAACTTCAAGTCGATTATCAATATAGGACGTATAAGGAACATCAACGTTAATCGCAACAGCATCAATAGCGTCTCCATCATCCAGAATCCGTCCAGTGGCATCAGGACCATTATGGTGGCTTCCGAAATTGGCATCAATCAGACTGGTAGCACCATGCTTGCTCGAAATACAACTCTTCTTCCAAATATTCCAGACTTGCTTCCCCTACTTTGTGTCCTCTTTGCTCCTGTCGTAGAATTTCGTGTGGATCCCAATCAGACCCGCTACATCGGAGCCCTGTGTGGCCTTGGCGCTGTTCAAATCCAGAAGCGGTGGCATTCCATGCTCCCAGATCATGACATTGAAGTCCAGTTTAACACTCATTTCAAAATTCAGGACATTGTTGACATCAACGCCCTTCGGATGTTGATCAACATTGCTGTCGGAAGCAGCGAGGATATTGCTGGTTGGAGTCAAACTGTCATCCACAGGACACAGAAGCTTGCTCGAGAAAAGTTGCTGCTTTTGGTTCAAAAGAAGAGAGATGCTTGTGATCTGACATCTTGCGGAAGTGTCTACAAATGGAAGCAGATCGATGAGAATGACGTGATCCCTCATCAGGTATCAGACAGCAGAGCGGATCGTAAAGACTTTTATCGTCTTCACGATGGTATTTTACTCAATGATTTTCAGGCTTAA